Proteins from a genomic interval of Cyanobacteria bacterium QS_8_64_29:
- a CDS encoding undecaprenyl-diphosphatase: MPNGRLRCPIALGGAVLGSLLALHYAGARQGWAAPAAAETAESGVGLGQAAVLGIVQGLTEFLPISSTAHLKVVPVALGWGDPDITFSAVIQLGSIAAVVWYFWADLVRLAGATVAAVRSSDYRSSEFRLALGIAIGTVPIAIAGLLLKVLVADLEDSAFWGLTTIALASIVMGLLMGIGDWLGARQRSFERLSARDGIWVGLAQALAILPGVSRSGSTITAGLFLGLERPTAARFSFLLGIPAIALAGGVELADALAAPSTGAAFLPLLVGVVSSAIFSYLAIAGLIRYLQRQNTWVFVWYRLLLGGAILVAVAAGAWD, encoded by the coding sequence ATGCCAAACGGAAGGCTGCGGTGCCCGATCGCGCTGGGCGGGGCTGTCCTGGGCAGCCTGCTGGCGCTGCATTACGCAGGTGCGCGGCAAGGCTGGGCCGCTCCGGCAGCAGCGGAAACTGCAGAGTCGGGCGTGGGCCTGGGACAGGCGGCAGTGTTGGGCATCGTGCAAGGCCTGACCGAATTTTTGCCCATCAGCAGTACGGCGCATCTCAAGGTGGTGCCGGTTGCACTGGGCTGGGGCGACCCCGACATCACCTTCTCGGCCGTCATTCAGCTGGGCAGCATTGCGGCCGTCGTTTGGTACTTTTGGGCAGATTTAGTGCGCTTGGCCGGCGCGACCGTTGCTGCCGTTCGTAGCTCGGACTACCGCTCGAGCGAATTTCGGCTGGCGCTGGGCATCGCCATTGGGACAGTGCCCATTGCCATCGCTGGGCTGCTGCTCAAGGTTTTGGTTGCGGATCTGGAAGACTCGGCGTTTTGGGGGCTAACCACGATCGCGCTGGCCTCAATCGTGATGGGGTTGCTGATGGGCATTGGCGATTGGTTGGGCGCCCGCCAGCGCAGCTTCGAGCGGTTGAGCGCGCGCGATGGCATTTGGGTGGGCCTGGCGCAAGCTCTGGCCATTCTGCCGGGGGTCTCGCGCTCGGGCTCGACCATCACGGCCGGACTGTTTTTGGGACTGGAGCGCCCGACGGCGGCCCGCTTTTCTTTTTTGCTGGGTATACCGGCCATTGCACTAGCTGGGGGGGTTGAGCTTGCCGACGCCCTGGCCGCACCCAGCACCGGTGCCGCCTTCCTGCCGCTGCTGGTGGGCGTGGTGTCCTCGGCAATTTTTTCCTATCTGGCGATCGCGGGGCTGATCCGCTACCTGCAGCGCCAGAACACGTGGGTGTTTGTTTGGTACCGCCTGCTGTTGGGGGGCGCGATCCTGGTGGCCGTTGCCGCCGGCGCTTGGGACTAG
- a CDS encoding DUF3120 domain-containing protein: MFDPTPFALTGAPQLGPPKRRRPQRRLRVAFGAGAFLVSVPVFVQAPLVRWLPEWSLALTLAWVGVSLWLLQQRRTQFWGDLLLGFSWTWLAGSIYWGWWRWEPIVHLPIESIGIPFALWGLWRGWGLVGNCFYLGSLFGTAITDAYFYLAGLIPYWREVMQVKPALAPPILQEALTQLHTPWGLAWALVLVLVLLGVGLGALQSYKLHWWAFSGAVLCTIGVDGLFWLTAVLA, encoded by the coding sequence TTGTTCGATCCCACCCCCTTCGCGCTAACCGGCGCTCCCCAGCTGGGGCCCCCGAAGCGCCGCCGCCCGCAGCGCCGCCTCCGCGTTGCGTTTGGGGCGGGGGCGTTTTTGGTCTCGGTTCCGGTTTTCGTTCAGGCACCGCTGGTGCGCTGGCTGCCCGAGTGGAGCTTGGCCCTAACCCTGGCCTGGGTAGGGGTCAGTCTCTGGCTGCTGCAACAGCGCCGCACGCAATTTTGGGGCGATCTGTTGCTGGGCTTTAGCTGGACTTGGCTGGCCGGTTCGATCTATTGGGGGTGGTGGCGCTGGGAACCCATCGTGCACTTGCCCATCGAATCGATCGGCATTCCGTTCGCCCTGTGGGGACTGTGGCGCGGTTGGGGCCTGGTGGGCAACTGCTTCTATCTCGGGTCGCTGTTCGGCACAGCCATCACCGATGCCTACTTCTACCTCGCTGGGCTCATTCCCTACTGGCGCGAGGTCATGCAGGTCAAACCGGCCTTGGCGCCTCCCATCTTGCAAGAGGCCCTAACCCAGCTCCACACCCCCTGGGGGCTGGCATGGGCGTTAGTGCTGGTCTTGGTGCTGCTGGGCGTTGGGCTAGGGGCGCTGCAGTCCTACAAGCTGCACTGGTGGGCGTTTAGCGGTGCCGTCCTCTGCACGATCGGGGTCGATGGGCTGTTCTGGCTGACGGCCGTGTTGGCTTAA
- a CDS encoding histidine triad nucleotide-binding protein → MLKFSDTIFGKIVRREISADIVYEDDDALAFRDINPQAPVHVLVVPKKPIPRLSQASDEDQALLGHLLLVARRVAQQEDLESGYRVVTNDGAQGGQTVEHLHFHIMGGRALQWPPG, encoded by the coding sequence CTGCTCAAATTCAGCGACACCATCTTCGGCAAAATCGTCCGCCGCGAGATTAGCGCCGACATTGTCTATGAAGACGACGATGCCCTGGCCTTTCGCGATATCAACCCTCAAGCGCCCGTTCACGTTCTGGTCGTTCCCAAAAAGCCCATTCCCAGGCTCTCCCAGGCCAGCGACGAGGACCAAGCCCTGCTAGGCCACTTGCTGCTGGTGGCGCGGCGGGTCGCCCAGCAGGAAGACCTGGAGAGCGGCTATCGCGTCGTGACCAACGACGGGGCCCAGGGCGGCCAGACCGTCGAGCACTTGCACTTCCATATCATGGGCGGTCGCGCCCTACAGTGGCCGCCGGGCTGA
- a CDS encoding 30S ribosomal protein S20, whose amino-acid sequence MANIKSAKKRIRVEERNRLRNKAYRSAVRTLIKKAHWAADRYAANPSAESQAELERATAAAHSKIDKAVKRKVLHRNNGARKKARLAKAVKAKTAAAS is encoded by the coding sequence TTGGCGAACATCAAATCGGCGAAGAAACGCATCCGCGTGGAGGAGCGCAATCGCCTGCGGAACAAAGCGTACCGCTCGGCAGTTCGGACGCTGATCAAAAAAGCCCATTGGGCTGCGGATCGTTACGCCGCCAACCCGAGCGCCGAGTCGCAAGCCGAGCTCGAGCGAGCGACGGCGGCCGCTCACAGCAAAATCGATAAGGCAGTCAAGCGCAAGGTGCTCCACCGCAATAACGGAGCGCGCAAAAAAGCCCGCCTGGCCAAAGCGGTAAAAGCCAAAACGGCAGCGGCTTCTTGA
- the rpoB gene encoding DNA-directed RNA polymerase subunit beta — protein MSELTPTLLPDLIEIQRASFRWFLEQGLIEELNSFSPITDYTGKLELHFLGDDYKLKRPKYDVEEAKRRDTTYGVQMYVPTRLIDKETGEIKEQEVFIGDLPLMTERGTFIINGAERAIVNQIVRSPGVYYKAETDKNNRRTYSASLIPNRGAWLKFETDKNDLVWVRIDKTRKLSAQVLLKAIGLADNEITDALRHPDYYQKTVDKEGNPSRDEALMDLYRKLRPGEPPTVEGGQQLLDSRFFDGKRYDLGRVGRYKLNKKLRLNVPDTVRVLTAEDILAAVDYLINLEFDAGQTDDIDHLGNRRVRSVGELLQNQVRVGLNRLERIIRERMTVSESNALTPTSLVNPKPLVAAIKEFFGSSQLSQFMDQTNAMAELTHKRRLSALGPGGLTRERAGFAVRDIHPSHYGRICPIETPEGPNCGLIGSLATYARVNEYGFIETPYYPVENGRICHERGVEYLTADEEDELRVSPGDLPTDEEGNIQGDSVPVRYRHEFSTTSPDRVDYVSVSPNQIVSVATSLIPFLEHDDANRALMGSNMQRQAVPLLCPERPLVGTGVEPQAARDSGMVAVSRQPGTVSHVDAQTIRVRPDGERGEVTHPLHKYQRSNQDTCLNQRPLVKEGERVAPGQVLADGSATEGGELALGQNVLIAYMPWEGYNYEDAILVSERLVRDDTYTSVHIEKYEIEARQTKLGPEEITREVPNVGEDALRQLDERGIIRIGAWVEAGDILVGKVTPKGESDQPPEEKLLRAIFGEKARDVRDNSLRVPNGEQGRVVDVRVFTREQGDELPPGANMVVRVFVAQKRKLQVGDKMAGRHGNKGIISEILPPEDMPFLPDGRPVDVILNPLGVPSRMNVGQVYECLLAWAGEQLGQRFKVTPFDEMYGEQASRNSVHQKLDEASQQPGREWAYDPNSPGKIQVYDGRTGEPFDRPVTVGGAYMMKLVHLVDDKIHARSTGPYSLVTQQPLGGKAQQGGQRFGEMEVWALEAYGASYTLQELLTVKSDDMQGRNEALNAIVKGGPIPRPGTPESFKVLMRELQSLGLDMSVHKVDTAEDGSSQDVEVDLMADAERRRTPSRPTYESLSREDLPGVPEAEVDGGDGDSDGAVEEATPSEAPPDAEAVELDE, from the coding sequence ATGAGCGAATTAACTCCCACCTTGCTGCCCGATCTGATCGAAATTCAGCGTGCCAGCTTCCGCTGGTTCTTGGAGCAGGGGCTGATTGAGGAGCTCAACAGCTTCTCTCCCATCACCGACTACACTGGCAAGCTGGAGCTGCACTTTCTGGGGGACGACTACAAGCTCAAGCGCCCCAAATACGACGTGGAAGAGGCCAAGCGGCGCGATACCACCTACGGGGTGCAGATGTATGTCCCCACGCGTCTCATTGATAAGGAAACGGGCGAGATCAAAGAGCAAGAGGTCTTCATTGGGGACCTGCCCCTGATGACCGAGCGGGGGACCTTTATTATCAATGGCGCCGAGCGCGCGATCGTCAACCAAATCGTGCGATCGCCAGGCGTTTACTACAAGGCCGAGACGGACAAAAACAACCGCCGCACTTACTCAGCATCGCTCATTCCCAACCGGGGCGCTTGGCTCAAATTCGAGACCGATAAAAACGATCTGGTCTGGGTGCGCATCGACAAAACGCGCAAGCTCAGCGCCCAGGTGTTGCTCAAGGCCATCGGGCTGGCCGATAACGAAATCACTGACGCCCTGCGCCATCCGGACTACTACCAAAAAACGGTGGATAAAGAGGGCAATCCCAGCCGCGATGAGGCCCTGATGGATCTTTATCGCAAGCTGCGCCCGGGCGAGCCGCCTACGGTCGAAGGCGGGCAGCAGCTGCTGGATTCGCGCTTTTTCGATGGCAAGCGCTACGACCTGGGTCGCGTGGGCCGCTACAAGCTCAACAAAAAGCTGCGGCTGAATGTGCCCGATACGGTGCGCGTGCTGACTGCCGAAGACATCCTGGCGGCCGTCGACTACCTCATCAACCTCGAGTTCGACGCCGGCCAGACCGATGACATCGACCACCTGGGCAACCGCCGCGTCCGCTCGGTGGGCGAGCTGCTGCAAAACCAGGTACGCGTGGGGCTCAATCGCCTCGAGCGCATCATCCGCGAGCGCATGACCGTCAGCGAGTCGAACGCGCTCACCCCCACCTCGCTGGTCAATCCCAAGCCGCTGGTCGCGGCCATCAAGGAGTTCTTTGGGTCCTCGCAGCTCTCGCAGTTTATGGACCAGACCAACGCCATGGCAGAGCTGACCCACAAGCGCCGCCTGAGCGCGCTAGGGCCCGGTGGCCTCACCCGCGAGCGGGCGGGCTTTGCCGTGCGCGACATTCACCCATCCCATTACGGGCGCATTTGCCCTATTGAGACCCCGGAGGGACCCAATTGCGGGCTAATCGGCTCGCTGGCGACTTACGCGCGCGTCAACGAGTACGGCTTCATCGAGACCCCTTACTACCCGGTCGAGAACGGCCGCATCTGCCACGAGCGGGGAGTAGAGTACCTAACCGCCGATGAAGAAGACGAGCTGCGGGTATCCCCCGGCGATTTGCCTACTGACGAGGAGGGCAACATCCAGGGCGATTCGGTGCCCGTGCGCTACCGCCACGAGTTCTCCACCACCTCGCCTGATCGGGTGGACTACGTATCGGTCTCGCCCAACCAAATCGTGTCGGTGGCAACCTCGCTAATTCCGTTTCTGGAGCACGACGATGCCAACCGCGCCCTAATGGGGTCCAACATGCAGCGGCAGGCCGTGCCGCTGCTGTGCCCGGAGCGCCCGCTGGTGGGGACGGGGGTCGAGCCCCAGGCAGCCCGAGATTCGGGCATGGTCGCTGTCTCGCGCCAACCGGGCACGGTGAGCCACGTCGATGCCCAAACCATCCGCGTCCGGCCCGATGGCGAGCGGGGTGAGGTAACTCACCCGCTGCATAAGTACCAGCGCTCCAACCAGGACACTTGCCTGAACCAGCGGCCGCTGGTTAAAGAAGGCGAGCGCGTTGCCCCCGGCCAGGTCCTAGCCGATGGCAGCGCGACCGAAGGGGGCGAGCTGGCGCTGGGGCAGAACGTGCTCATCGCCTACATGCCCTGGGAAGGCTACAACTACGAAGACGCCATTCTGGTGAGCGAGCGCCTGGTGCGCGACGACACCTACACCAGCGTCCACATCGAAAAGTACGAAATCGAGGCCCGCCAGACCAAGCTCGGCCCCGAAGAGATCACCCGCGAGGTGCCCAACGTGGGCGAGGACGCGCTGCGGCAGCTGGACGAGCGCGGCATCATTCGCATCGGCGCTTGGGTCGAGGCCGGGGACATCTTAGTGGGCAAAGTGACGCCCAAAGGCGAGTCGGACCAACCGCCCGAAGAAAAGCTGCTGCGGGCCATTTTTGGCGAGAAGGCGCGCGACGTGCGGGACAACTCGCTGCGCGTTCCCAACGGCGAACAAGGGCGCGTGGTGGATGTGCGCGTGTTCACCCGCGAGCAGGGCGACGAACTGCCGCCGGGGGCCAATATGGTGGTGCGCGTGTTTGTCGCCCAAAAGCGCAAGCTGCAAGTGGGCGACAAAATGGCGGGCCGGCACGGCAACAAAGGCATCATCTCCGAGATCCTGCCGCCGGAGGACATGCCCTTTCTGCCGGACGGCCGGCCGGTGGATGTCATCCTCAACCCGCTGGGGGTTCCCTCGCGGATGAATGTCGGGCAGGTGTACGAGTGCCTGCTGGCCTGGGCCGGGGAGCAGCTCGGCCAGCGCTTTAAGGTCACCCCCTTTGACGAGATGTACGGCGAGCAGGCCTCGCGCAACAGCGTGCACCAAAAGCTCGACGAGGCCAGCCAGCAGCCCGGGCGCGAGTGGGCTTACGATCCGAACAGTCCGGGCAAGATCCAGGTCTACGACGGGCGCACGGGCGAGCCTTTCGATCGCCCGGTCACGGTGGGCGGCGCCTACATGATGAAGCTGGTCCACCTGGTGGACGACAAGATCCACGCCCGCTCCACGGGCCCCTACTCGCTGGTCACGCAGCAGCCGCTGGGCGGCAAGGCCCAACAGGGCGGCCAGCGCTTTGGCGAGATGGAGGTTTGGGCCCTCGAGGCCTACGGGGCCTCCTACACGCTGCAGGAGCTGCTCACGGTCAAATCGGACGACATGCAAGGCCGCAACGAGGCCCTCAACGCGATCGTCAAAGGGGGGCCCATCCCGCGCCCCGGAACGCCAGAGTCCTTCAAGGTCCTGATGCGGGAGCTGCAATCGCTGGGGCTGGACATGTCGGTCCATAAGGTGGATACAGCCGAGGACGGCAGCAGCCAGGATGTCGAGGTGGACCTAATGGCCGATGCCGAGCGCCGCCGCACGCCCTCGCGGCCCACCTACGAGTCGCTATCGCGCGAGGACCTGCCCGGAGTGCCCGAAGCCGAGGTCGATGGTGGTGACGGCGACAGCGACGGCGCCGTTGAGGAAGCCACCCCGAGCGAGGCGCCCCCCGATGCCGAAGCGGTCGAGCTCGACGAGTAA
- a CDS encoding TIGR03279 family radical SAM protein translates to MSDSAIRPARIARVLPDSIAAEMGFEAGDAIVAIGGERPRDLIDYQFLCAEEFLTLQVQDATGELHHLEIEKDCDESLGLEFESALFDGLIQCNNRCPFCFIDQQPPGQRESLYLKDDDYRLSFLYGSYLTLTNLRSRDWARIERLRLSPLYVSVHATDPEVRSRMLKNPWAGRIREQLAWFQQRRLQLHAQVVLCPGINDRAQLERTLRDLAAFGAGEVPAVASVAVVPVGLTQFRPQQDELVPVTPTHAAETIARTQALQAEFRQRLGTRFAWLADEWFLMAGRDLPPEAHYEDYPQLANGVGSIRQFIQQFRATAAAWLPQRLAVPRRLSWVVGNAVETAFQPLVQQLNAVEGLQVDLVPLRSDYWGQSMTVTGVLTGQDLLAGLRGRDLGDGVLLPTLMLKPDSNCFLDGVTLEALAQRLDTPVWPVTGIESLLETCTAEARSLQLQQAP, encoded by the coding sequence ATGAGCGATTCCGCGATTCGCCCGGCTCGCATTGCGCGCGTGCTGCCCGATTCCATTGCCGCCGAGATGGGGTTTGAAGCGGGCGACGCCATCGTGGCGATCGGTGGCGAGCGGCCCCGCGATTTGATCGACTATCAATTTTTGTGCGCCGAGGAATTTCTGACCCTCCAGGTGCAGGACGCCACTGGCGAGCTGCACCATCTAGAAATTGAAAAAGATTGCGACGAGAGCCTAGGACTAGAGTTCGAATCGGCACTGTTCGACGGCCTAATTCAGTGCAACAACCGTTGCCCGTTTTGTTTCATCGACCAACAGCCGCCCGGCCAGCGCGAGAGCCTCTATCTCAAAGACGATGACTACCGCCTGAGCTTTCTCTATGGCAGCTACCTAACGCTGACCAACCTGCGTTCCCGCGATTGGGCGCGCATCGAGCGGTTGCGCCTCTCGCCGCTCTACGTCTCGGTGCATGCCACCGATCCCGAGGTGCGCAGCCGCATGCTCAAAAACCCCTGGGCGGGCCGAATCCGCGAGCAACTAGCGTGGTTCCAACAGCGGCGCCTGCAGCTGCATGCGCAGGTCGTGCTCTGTCCGGGCATTAACGATAGGGCCCAGCTCGAGCGGACGCTGCGGGATCTGGCCGCTTTCGGTGCTGGCGAGGTACCGGCAGTGGCCTCAGTGGCGGTTGTCCCGGTGGGCCTGACCCAGTTTCGCCCCCAGCAGGACGAGCTCGTTCCCGTTACCCCCACCCATGCGGCCGAGACGATCGCCCGAACCCAAGCCTTGCAAGCTGAGTTTCGCCAGCGTTTGGGGACCCGCTTTGCCTGGTTGGCCGACGAATGGTTCTTGATGGCGGGGCGCGACCTACCGCCCGAGGCGCACTACGAGGACTACCCGCAACTGGCCAATGGTGTGGGCAGCATCCGCCAGTTTATCCAGCAGTTTCGCGCCACTGCTGCGGCTTGGCTCCCGCAACGGCTGGCGGTGCCGCGCCGCTTGAGCTGGGTGGTGGGCAACGCCGTCGAAACAGCATTCCAGCCGCTGGTGCAGCAGCTCAATGCTGTCGAGGGCTTGCAGGTCGATCTCGTGCCGCTGCGCAGCGACTACTGGGGCCAAAGCATGACCGTAACGGGCGTGCTCACCGGCCAGGACCTGCTGGCCGGCCTGCGCGGGCGCGATCTGGGCGATGGCGTCTTGCTGCCCACGCTCATGCTCAAGCCCGATAGCAACTGCTTCCTCGATGGGGTGACGCTCGAGGCATTGGCCCAGCGCCTCGATACGCCCGTTTGGCCCGTAACGGGGATTGAATCGCTGCTCGAAACTTGCACGGCAGAGGCAAGGTCACTGCAACTGCAGCAAGCCCCTTAG
- the hisD gene encoding histidinol dehydrogenase translates to MLRIIKRADEAQAELQRISQRTYDERIRDKEDAVRALFPTVRQGGDRALLDYTAQFDGQTLAPEQLRVSGAELDAAYQQVSRQFIDAIRLARRQIEAFHRQRVPRSWVQFGSDEVVLGKRYTPVARAGLYIPGGQAAYPSTVLMNAIPAQVAGVPRRVMVTPPGPEAQVMPAVLVAAQEAGIEEIYRVGGAQAIAGLTFGTETLPAVDVITGPGNIYVTLAKKLAYGTVGIDSLAGPSEVLVIADGNADPVRVAADLLAQAEHDWMAAAILLTPDASLAEAVQAQVEQQLQGHPRRTLTEKAIAHYGAIAVVDSLEQAAELSNGFAPEHLELEVSDPWTLLEAIEHAGAIFLGYATPEAVGDYLAGPNHTLPTSGAARYASALGVETFLKHSSLVQYSDAALAKVSDAIQTLAQTEGLHSHVQSVRYRTQDDASA, encoded by the coding sequence ATGCTGCGAATTATCAAGCGCGCCGATGAAGCCCAAGCCGAGCTCCAGCGGATCAGCCAACGCACCTACGACGAGCGCATCCGCGACAAGGAGGATGCGGTGCGGGCGCTGTTCCCAACGGTCAGGCAGGGCGGTGATCGCGCGCTGCTGGACTATACGGCCCAGTTTGACGGGCAAACGCTCGCGCCCGAGCAGTTGCGCGTGAGTGGCGCAGAACTCGATGCCGCCTACCAGCAGGTCTCGCGCCAGTTCATCGATGCCATTCGCTTGGCGCGCCGGCAGATCGAAGCATTCCACCGCCAGCGCGTGCCGCGCTCGTGGGTGCAGTTTGGCAGCGACGAGGTCGTGCTGGGCAAGCGCTACACCCCCGTTGCGCGCGCCGGCCTCTACATCCCCGGCGGGCAAGCGGCTTACCCCAGCACAGTGCTAATGAACGCCATCCCGGCCCAGGTGGCGGGGGTCCCGCGGCGCGTCATGGTAACCCCACCCGGCCCCGAGGCGCAGGTAATGCCAGCGGTGCTGGTTGCTGCTCAAGAAGCCGGCATTGAAGAAATCTATCGGGTTGGGGGCGCCCAGGCGATCGCGGGGCTAACCTTTGGCACCGAAACCCTGCCTGCCGTCGATGTCATTACCGGCCCGGGCAACATCTACGTCACCCTTGCCAAAAAGCTGGCCTACGGCACAGTGGGCATTGACTCGCTGGCCGGTCCCTCCGAGGTGCTGGTCATTGCCGACGGCAACGCCGATCCCGTCCGGGTTGCAGCCGATCTGCTGGCGCAAGCCGAGCACGATTGGATGGCGGCTGCCATTTTGCTTACCCCTGATGCCAGCTTGGCCGAAGCCGTCCAGGCGCAGGTGGAACAGCAGCTGCAAGGCCACCCGCGCCGCACGCTCACCGAGAAAGCGATCGCTCACTATGGTGCGATCGCCGTTGTGGACTCGCTCGAGCAAGCAGCCGAGCTCTCCAATGGCTTCGCGCCCGAGCATTTGGAACTGGAGGTCAGCGACCCCTGGACGCTGCTGGAAGCCATCGAGCATGCCGGCGCCATCTTTTTGGGCTACGCCACGCCCGAGGCGGTGGGCGACTACCTAGCCGGTCCCAATCACACGCTGCCCACCTCGGGCGCAGCGCGCTATGCCTCGGCGCTGGGGGTGGAGACGTTTCTCAAGCACTCCAGCTTGGTGCAGTACTCGGACGCTGCCCTAGCCAAAGTGTCCGATGCCATTCAAACCTTGGCGCAAACAGAGGGGCTGCACTCGCACGTCCAATCCGTACGCTATCGCACCCAAGATGACGCCTCGGCTTAA
- a CDS encoding deoxyribonuclease, whose protein sequence is MQLIDTHVHINFDVFQNERDALRSRWQEAGVRRLVHSCVEPQEFEGIRALADGLPELAFAVGLHPLEAHQWDTHTAERIEALARSDLRAVAIGETGLDLYKAQNEQQQRLACYQQLAIAQRLDKPALIHCRAAAESMRDLLAEFWQAHGPVRGVMHCWGGTPEQTQWFLDFGFYISFSGIVTFKNARQVQAAVQMVPADRIAVETDCPFLAPEPYRGKRNEPSYVRHVAEQVAQLRGTSPEGLAQQASANACRLFALGPEAVPAH, encoded by the coding sequence ATGCAGCTGATCGATACGCACGTCCACATTAATTTCGACGTGTTCCAAAACGAACGGGATGCCCTGCGCTCGCGCTGGCAAGAGGCCGGCGTGCGGCGCTTGGTCCACTCCTGCGTCGAGCCCCAGGAGTTCGAGGGCATCCGCGCCCTGGCGGACGGCTTGCCCGAGCTTGCCTTTGCCGTGGGCTTGCACCCACTCGAAGCGCACCAGTGGGACACCCATACAGCCGAGCGGATCGAGGCACTGGCGCGCTCGGATCTGCGCGCCGTCGCCATCGGCGAGACGGGGCTCGATCTCTACAAAGCCCAGAACGAGCAGCAGCAGCGGCTGGCGTGCTACCAACAGCTCGCCATCGCCCAGCGATTGGACAAGCCCGCCCTCATTCACTGCCGCGCTGCCGCCGAATCCATGCGCGATCTGCTAGCCGAGTTTTGGCAGGCCCACGGGCCCGTCCGGGGCGTCATGCATTGCTGGGGCGGGACTCCCGAGCAAACGCAGTGGTTCCTCGACTTTGGCTTCTACATCAGCTTTAGCGGCATCGTCACGTTCAAAAATGCCCGGCAAGTGCAGGCAGCCGTGCAGATGGTGCCGGCGGATCGGATTGCGGTCGAAACCGATTGCCCGTTTCTGGCCCCCGAGCCCTACCGCGGCAAGCGCAACGAACCCAGCTACGTGCGCCACGTTGCCGAGCAAGTGGCCCAGCTGCGCGGCACCAGCCCAGAGGGGCTAGCGCAACAGGCTAGCGCTAACGCCTGCCGCTTGTTCGCGCTCGGGCCGGAGGCGGTACCGGCTCATTAG